Proteins encoded together in one Lagopus muta isolate bLagMut1 chromosome 3, bLagMut1 primary, whole genome shotgun sequence window:
- the LOC125691179 gene encoding uncharacterized protein LOC125691179, producing MIGMEGSLQITEAWDGWDGRSLQITEPWDGWDGKVLTDHRAMEGGWDGRVLTDQSHRMVGMEGSLQIRAIGWLGWKVLTDHRAMGWLGWKGPYRSQSHGMVGMEGSLQITDLWDGWDGRVLTDHRAMGWLGWKVLTDHGAVVWLGWKGPYRSQRYGWLGWKGPYRSQRHGMVGMEGSLQITEPWDGWDGRVLTDHRAMGWLGWKGPYRSQSHGMVGMEGSLQITEPSDGWDGKVLTDHRAVGWLGWKGPYRSQSCGMVGMEGSLQITEAWDGWDGRSLKITEAWDCWVGRSLKITEAWDCWVEGP from the exons atgattgggatggaagggtccttacagatcacagaggcatgggatggttgggatggaaggtccttacagatcacagagccgtgggatggttgggatggaaaggtccttacagatcacagagccatggaagggggttgggatggaagggtccttacagatcagaGCCATAggatggttgggatggaagggtccttacagatcagaGCCATAggatggttgggatggaaggtccttacagatcacagagccatgggatggctgggttggaagggtccttacagatcacagagccatgggatggttgggatggaagggtccttacagatcacagatctgtgggatggttgggatggaagggtccttacagatcacagagccatgggatggttgggatggaaggtccttacagatcacgGAGCCGTGGTatggttgggatggaaaggtccttacagatcacagagatatggatggttgggttggaagggtccttacagatcacagaggcatgggatggttgggatggaagg gtccttacagatcacagagccgtgggatggttgggatggaagggtccttacagatcacagagccatgggatggttgggatggaagggtccttacagatcacagagccatgggatggttgggatggaagggtccttacagatcacagagccTTCggatggttgggatggaaaggtccttacagatcacagagctgtgggatggttgggatggaaaggtccttacagatcacagagctgtgggatggttgggatggaagggtccttacagatcacagaggcatgggatggttgggatggaaggtccttaaagatcacagaggCCTGGGattgttgggttggaaggtccttaaagatcacagaggC
- the LOC125691098 gene encoding ranBP-type and C3HC4-type zinc finger-containing protein 1-like, whose product MALPGAPGPAPAAAPAPPPPPTVLMAVRVGVPQPPRVPPPPAAALRLQLSVEPAPGGQRRFRLGLRQEEAAGGASIAEYDLKDISYTVRSPTCHELLVLGSLDEPMVFSFEEEREAQKWWTIVSSSLREAQKASSGSAVPTSHTSSPATAAGASAADQDAEDALAAELSNKEDLALQLALAIQHGDEEAAARCAAALAQQQAALNILLKESNYPEDEICMNVGVEDATSSASITLLVQPHTTIAALKQQVFQDYGFHPLVQRWIIGQCLCVDERTVWSYGVRRDGDAAFLYLLSAKGAELTRQRYDEEQAELLLASIASVGDGAQERRKYGTVPGTAGRKGAMAASVVGWNGS is encoded by the exons ATGGCTCTGCCCGgagcccccggcccggccccggcagcggcccccgcgccgccgcctccACCCACGGTGCTGATGGCGGTGCGGGTGGGGGTACCGCAGCCGCCCCGCgtccccccgccgcccgccgccgccctccGCCTGCAGCTCAGCGTGGAGCCCGCGCCCGGCGGGCAGCGCCGCTTCCGGCTCGGCCTGAGGCAGGAGGAGGCGGCAGGAGGCGCG AGCATCGCCGAGTACGACCTGAAGGACATTTCGTACACGGTGCGCAGCCCCACGTGCCACGAGCTGCTGGTCCTCGGCTCCCTGGATGAACCCATGGTGTTCAGCTTCGAGGAGGAGCGCGAGGCGCAGAAGTGGTGGACGATCGTCAGCAGTTCCCTGCGGGAGGCACAGAAAG cctcctcgGGCAGCGCTGTGCCCACATCCCACACTTCATCCCCAGCAACAGCGGCCGGAGCCAGCGCTGCAGATCAGGATGCAGAGGATGCTTTGGCTGCAGAGCTTTCCAACAAAG AGGACCTGGCCCTGCAGCTGGCCCTGGCCATCCAGCACGGCGACGAGGAGGCGGCCGCGCGATGCGCCGCGGCCCTGGCCCAGCAGCAAGCCGCGCTGAACATCTTGCTGAAGGAGTCCAATTATCCCGAGGATGAAATCTG caTGAACGTCGGTGTGGAGGACGCGACGTCGTCGGCCAGCATCACGCTCCTggtgcagccccacaccacCATCGCAGCGCTGAAGCAGCAG GTGTTCCAGGACTACGGCTTCCACCCGCTGGTGCAGAGGTGGATCATCGGGCAGTGCCTGTGCGTGGATGAGCGCACGGTGTGGTCCTACGGCGTCCGGCGCGACGGCGACGCTGCCTTCCTTTACCTGCTGTCGGCCAAAGGCGCCGAGCTGACGAGGCAGCGCTACGATGAGGAGCAGGCGGAGCTCCTGCTCGCCTCCATCGCTTCTGTAGGGGACGGAGCCCAGGAGAGGCGGAAATACGGCACGGTGCCCGGCACCGCGGGAAGGAAAGGTGCGATGGCGGCCAGCGTCGTTGGGTGGAACGGGTCCTGA
- the LOC125691100 gene encoding uncharacterized protein LOC125691100 translates to MEPWSGWVGKVLKDHRAMEPWSGWVGGVLKDNRAVKPWSGGVGKVLKDHRAMEPWNGWVGKVLKDHRAMEWLGWKGPERSQSHGMVGLERSLKIMGPRNGRVGKVLEEHFVMETINGWVGKVLKDHRAVKPWSGWVGGVLKDHRAMEPWSGWVGGVLKDNRAVKPWSGGVGKVLKDHRAMEPWNGWVGKVLKDHRAMEWLGWKGPERSQSHGMVGLERSLKIMGPRNGRVGKVLEEHFVMETINGWVGKVLKDHRAVKPWSGWVGGVLKDNRAMEWLGWKGPERSQSHGAMEWLGWKGPERSQSREAME, encoded by the exons atggagccatggagtggttgggttggaaaggtcctgaaagatcacagagcaatggagccatggagtggttgggttggaggggtcctAAAAGACAACAGAGCCGTGAAGCCATGGAGTGGtggggttggaaaggtcctcaaagatcacagagcaatggagccatggaatggttgggttggaaaggtcctgaaagatcacagagccatggagtggttgggttggaaaggtcctgaaagatcacagagccatggaatggttgggttggaacggtccttaaagatcatgggGCCACGGAATGGGAGAGTGGGAAAGGTCCTTGAGGAACATTTTGTCATGGAAACAAtaaatggttgggttggaaaggtcctgaaagatcacagagctgtgaagccatggagtggttgggttggaggg gtcctgaaagatcacagagcaatggagccatggagtggttgggttggaggggtcctAAAAGACAACAGAGCCGTGAAGCCATGGAGTGGtggggttggaaaggtcctcaaagatcacagagcaatggagccatggaatggttgggttggaaaggtcctgaaagatcacagagccatggagtggttgggttggaaaggtcctgaaagatcacagagccatggaatggttgggttggaacggtccttaaagatcatgggGCCACGGAATGGGAGAGTGGGAAAGGTCCTTGAGGAACATTTTGTCATGGAAACAAtaaatggttgggttggaaaggtcctgaaagatcacagagctgtgaagccatggagtggttgggttggaggggtcctaaaagacaacagagccatggaatggttgggttggaagggtcctgaaagatcacagagtcatggagccatggagtggttgggttggaaaggtcctgaaagatcacagagccgtGAAGCCATGGAGTAG